In one Winogradskyella sp. MH6 genomic region, the following are encoded:
- a CDS encoding endonuclease/exonuclease/phosphatase family protein: MIENSETYTIAFYNIENLFDIENDPLTNDDDFLPTSAKRWTYKRYENKLRKLGSVISQIGEEDDKSPVIVGLAEVENNKVLTDLINSEHLEDLGYNFVHFDSLDERGIDVALIYKEAFFKVENSETFSVYLQNEEGLRDYTRDVLLVEGQLGNEKLHIIVNHWSSRREGEKETEYKRLAAAKVVNSVIARLKNEQSNAKIIVMGDFNDNPDNDSLMLLEKESNLYNPFSTVLSYNKGSLNHNFQWNMFDQILFTDNFFDPDGSNLKFVKADVFNSKFVTQYHGKYKGQPFRTYVGKKYKGGYSDHFPVYVQFKTL; this comes from the coding sequence ATGATTGAAAATTCTGAAACCTATACAATAGCTTTTTATAATATCGAAAATTTATTCGATATAGAAAACGACCCTTTAACCAATGACGATGATTTTTTACCAACGTCTGCAAAACGATGGACTTACAAACGCTATGAGAACAAATTACGAAAGTTAGGTTCGGTCATTTCTCAAATTGGTGAAGAAGACGATAAGTCGCCTGTTATTGTAGGTTTAGCTGAAGTTGAAAACAATAAGGTGTTAACGGATTTAATAAATAGTGAACACTTAGAAGACTTAGGCTATAATTTTGTACACTTTGATTCTTTGGACGAAAGAGGTATTGACGTTGCTCTTATATATAAGGAGGCATTTTTTAAAGTCGAAAATTCAGAAACATTTTCAGTCTATCTTCAAAATGAAGAAGGACTACGAGACTACACAAGAGATGTTCTTTTGGTAGAGGGACAATTAGGAAATGAAAAGTTACATATTATAGTCAATCATTGGTCATCTCGTAGAGAAGGAGAAAAAGAAACCGAATACAAAAGACTTGCAGCAGCTAAAGTTGTAAACAGTGTTATCGCAAGGTTAAAAAACGAACAAAGTAATGCTAAAATTATTGTTATGGGAGACTTTAATGATAATCCTGATAACGATAGCTTAATGTTACTGGAGAAAGAAAGTAATTTATACAATCCTTTTAGCACAGTTCTATCTTATAATAAAGGGAGTCTAAACCATAATTTTCAATGGAACATGTTTGACCAAATATTGTTTACTGATAATTTCTTTGATCCAGATGGCTCAAATTTAAAATTTGTAAAAGCAGATGTTTTCAATTCTAAGTTTGTAACACAATATCATGGCAAATACAAAGGACAACCTTTTAGAACCTATGTCGGCAAAAAATATAAAGGAGGATATAGTGATCATTTTCCTGTATATGTACAATTCAAAACCCTATAA
- the hflX gene encoding GTPase HflX, which yields MLEKKDIELERVALVGIITQEQDEEKSKEYLDELEFLTYTAGGDVVKRFTQKMTIPNPKTFIGTGKMEEVMNFVKDNEVGTVIFDDELSPAQERNISKILNCKILDRTNLILDIFAQRAQTSYARTQVELAQCEYLLPRLKGMWTHLERQKGGIGMRGPGETEIETDRRIVRDKIALLKAKIKTIDKQMAVQRGNRGKMVRVALVGYTNVGKSTLMNVISKSEVFAENKLFATLDTTVRKVVIGNLPFLVSDTVGFIRKLPTQLVESFKSTLDEVREADLLLHVVDISHSNFEEHIESVNQILDEIESKDKPTIMVFNKIDAYEPEPFDEDDLVEERTKANFTIEEWKKTWMSRVGDNALFISALNKENMDEFRKRVYQEVREIHVTRFPYNHFLYPDVEDIE from the coding sequence ATGCTAGAGAAAAAAGACATAGAATTAGAGCGCGTTGCACTTGTTGGGATAATAACTCAAGAACAAGATGAAGAAAAGTCTAAAGAATATTTAGATGAGCTAGAGTTTTTAACCTATACAGCTGGTGGAGACGTTGTAAAACGTTTTACACAAAAAATGACAATACCAAATCCTAAAACATTTATAGGAACCGGTAAAATGGAAGAAGTGATGAACTTTGTAAAAGACAATGAAGTTGGCACTGTAATATTTGATGATGAGCTTTCACCAGCGCAAGAACGCAACATTAGTAAAATACTGAATTGTAAAATTTTAGATAGAACCAACCTTATCCTAGATATATTTGCCCAACGTGCACAAACCAGTTATGCCAGAACTCAGGTAGAATTGGCACAATGTGAATACCTACTACCGCGATTAAAAGGGATGTGGACACACCTTGAGCGACAAAAAGGTGGTATTGGTATGCGTGGTCCTGGTGAAACAGAGATTGAAACCGATAGACGTATTGTACGCGACAAAATTGCGTTGCTAAAGGCTAAGATAAAAACCATCGATAAGCAGATGGCTGTTCAGCGAGGTAACAGAGGTAAAATGGTGCGTGTGGCTCTTGTAGGTTATACCAATGTTGGTAAGTCAACGTTGATGAATGTGATTAGCAAGAGTGAAGTCTTTGCCGAAAACAAGCTCTTTGCAACCTTAGACACAACCGTTAGAAAAGTGGTGATTGGTAACTTGCCATTTTTGGTAAGTGATACGGTAGGTTTCATCAGAAAGTTACCGACGCAATTGGTAGAATCGTTTAAAAGTACTTTAGATGAAGTTAGAGAAGCAGATTTGTTGTTGCATGTGGTGGACATTTCGCATTCAAATTTTGAAGAACATATAGAATCGGTAAATCAGATTTTAGACGAAATTGAAAGCAAAGACAAACCGACAATAATGGTTTTTAATAAGATTGATGCATACGAGCCAGAACCTTTTGATGAAGACGATTTAGTTGAAGAACGCACCAAAGCAAACTTTACCATTGAAGAATGGAAAAAAACCTGGATGTCTAGAGTTGGAGATAATGCCCTTTTTATTTCGGCATTGAACAAAGAAAATATGGATGAATTTAGAAAACGTGTCTATCAAGAAGTGCGAGAAATTCACGTCACTCGTTTTCCATACAATCATTTCCTATATCCAGACGTTGAAGATATAGAGTAA